Proteins co-encoded in one Eremothecium sinecaudum strain ATCC 58844 chromosome VI, complete sequence genomic window:
- a CDS encoding HFL247Wp (Syntenic homolog of Ashbya gossypii AER303W; Syntenic homolog of Saccharomyces cerevisiae YML034W (SRC1) and YDR458C (HEH2); possible minus one frameshift; ribosomal slippage) has product MVEEHYWDENLDPKTLRVIELRKILLENNVSFSGHDKKNDLVKLFKANVDTIRSNALQEHEAIPSGDKVVKSRHGKRKKGGNVSGDLVTGEIDMFESKVRKSLRTPSAGSVEYDSGLKTSSPFSDVNEFQKGPGSRKRKIDERDDGTYGDVDSSPKPIRKKKSKSHKKKTIKEVDGAEFGAPRSPIVNKVQTKRTPLKGEHHSLLINKFETSDDESSLVSTPTGKKVLVFDNEFDKLNAQDFTYPAAKRQATPDLSKLKVSPEFQVLLSKAQAGNKQQQRPESSSSTELSADISRPSVADSTADSNSGNKLTKRPKKTAERPKTTDGKGQSNSGPSTVTNTSFSTPDKKQTPRQKQKKQKSAPSTPKTVATKKKSTVLSPQKPSTDSKEEIVEEEHTDVKTGVKRPSLFKAFIKWLYSVFKKLLVFSLVVLPILFGLWYREQRVLVGYCGHSIDIPTFSNADRYPILGHIDDFLQKYKPDCLPCPENAICYPRMSIKCKSDYVITPSVFSLYGLFPVSDSCVKDSRKEKLIAEVVYKSLELLRTKNAQVQCGEGDNDVMSGISEEELRQIFFESKVPWMNEKEFREIWKQVIKDLKSQAEIVFRQVSIYLLVPSVVTSKTSLLTSKLQVPSGRNKIQDYSNDYPEAYGIEEQEGDIQYGEKEEYIRSLSKKYIGIRCQFERQIYRTYERFTVMFWGFIVVVVLIQLLKMRFQRHFKEQEIIEQLKSQVVEKLKASAKAEGKDSPKFLSTVQLRDVLLADVIDLKHKNQLWNKVVHKLESNNTNVKSMLMEVHGEIMKCWEWVGPIE; this is encoded by the exons ATGGTTGAGGAACACTATTGGGATGAGAATTTAGATCCTAAAACGTTACGGGTTATCGAGTTAAGAAAGATTTTACTTGAGAATAATGTTAGTTTTAGTGGACATGACAAGAAAAACGATCTAGTAAAACTTTTCAAGGCCAACGTTGATACAATTCGGTCTAATGCACTTCAGGAGCATGAAGCAATTCCAAGTGGTGATAAAGTTGTTAAGTCACGTCACGGTAAACGTAAGAAGGGTGGTAATGTATCTGGGGATCTTGTGACAGGGGAAATAGATATGTTTGAAAGTAAGGTTCGCAAATCTCTACGAACACCGTCGGCAGGCTCTGTTGAATATGATAGTGGGTTAAAAACGTCTAGTCCTTTTAGCGATGTTAATGAATTTCAGAAGGGTCCTGGTAGTAGGAAGCGGAAGATTGATGAGCGTGATGACGGTACATATGGCGATGTTGATAGTAGCCCAAAACCAATTCGCAAGAAAAAATCCAAGTCACATAAGAAGAAGACAATTAAGGAAGTTGATGGGGCCGAGTTTGGTGCCCCTAGGTCGCCTATCGTCAACAAGGTTCAGACAAAACGTACACCATTAAAAGGAGAACATCACTCACTGCTTATCAATAAATTTGAAACATCAGATGATGAATCCTCTCTAGTGTCTACCCCTACGGGCAAGAAGGTTTTGGTTTTTGACAATGAGTTTGACAAGCTAAATGCACAAGACTTTACATATCCTGCTGCTAAGAGGCAGGCCACGCCTGACCTTTCGAAGTTGAAGGTCAGTCCTGAGTTTCAGGTCCTGTTATCAAAAGCGCAAGCTGGAAATAAGCAGCAACAGCGGCCGGAAAGTTCATCTTCTACTGAGCTTTCGGCTGATATATCTCGTCCATCTGTCGCTGATTCTACTGCAGACAGTAATAGTGGAAACAAATTAACTAAACGTCCTAAGAAGACGGCAGAAAGACCCAAAACGACGGATGGGAAGGGTCAATCGAATTCAGGCCCAAGTACTGTAACAAATACAAGTTTTTCTACTCCTGATAAGAAGCAGACGCCGAGACAGAAACAAAAGAAACAAAAGAGCGCTCCATCTACTCCAAAGACTGTAGCTACAAAGAAAAAGTCCACAGTACTTTCGCCGCAGAAACCTTCTACCGATAGTAAGGAGgaaattgttgaagagGAGCATACAGATGTGAAGACTGGGGTTAAGCGCCCCTCATTGTTCAAAGCTTTTATCAAATGGCTATACTCTGTATTTAAGAAGTTGCTTGTATTTTCATTAGTTGTATTACCTATACTATTTGGTTTGTGGTACAGGGAACAAAGGGTGCTAGTTGGTTACTGTGGTCATAGCATTGACATACCTACTTTCTCAAATGCTGATCGTTATCCGATTTTAGGACATATAGATGATTTCTTGCAAAAGTACAAGCCCGACTGTTTACCTTGTCCAGAAAACGCAATTTGCTATCCTCGGATGAGCATTAAATGTAAGTCAGACTATGTTATTACCCCATCCGTATTCTCGTTATACGGTCTTTTCCCAGTTAGTGACAGTTGTGTGAAGGATTCCAGAAAAGAAAAGCTTATAGCAGAAGTAGTCTATAAGTCTTTGGAGTTATTGAGAACGAAAAACGCACAAGTTCAATGTGGTGAGGGCGATAATGATGTCATGAGTGGTATTTCTGAGGAAGAGTTGCGTCAAATCTTTTTTGAATCCAAGGTACCGTGGATGAATGAAAAAGAGTTTAGAGAAATATGGAAGCAAGTCATTAAGGACTTGAAATCCCAGGCAGAGATAGTTTTCAGGCAAGTGAGTATT TATTTATTAGTTCCCAGTGTTGTCACATCTAAGACTAGTTTACTAACATCCAAATTACAGGTACCATCCGGACGAAATAAAATTCAGGACTACAGCAACGACTACCCTGAAGCCTATGGAATTGAGGAACAGGAGGGGGATATTCAATACGGGGAAAAAGAGGAATATATTCGGTCGCTATCCAAAAAGTACATCGGAATCAGATGCCAGTTCGAAAGACAAATATATAGAACTTACGAGCGATTTACTGTGATGTTCTGGGGGTTTATTGTAGTCGTTGTCTTGATACAATTACTAAAAATGAGGTTCCAGCGCCACTTTAAAGAGCAAGAAATAATTGAGCAGTTGAAATCTCAAGTCGTTGAGAAATTAAAGGCTTCTGCTAAAGCGGAAGGTAAGGATTCTCCAAAATTTTTAAGTACTGTCCAGCTAAGGGATGTTTTATTGGCAGACGTTATTGATTTGAAACACAAGAATCAGCTATGGAACAAAGTTGTACACAAGTTAGAAAGTAACAACACCAATGTGAAGTCCATGTTAATGGAGGTTCATGGTGAAATAATGAAATGTTGGGAATGGGTAGGACCCATAGAATAA
- the ESF1 gene encoding pre-rRNA-processing protein ESF1 (Syntenic homolog of Ashbya gossypii AER259W; Syntenic homolog of Saccharomyces cerevisiae YDR365C (ESF1)): MSEKKLESVTKDSRFSRIHNDPKFKQTRSKNVKIKLDDRFSKSDLEFKAKAKVDKYGRRIVDGKNKDAKDFDKYFVKDKESDEEEESDDNGKVAVVDRARGEVPSDYVSSSEEDTSSDSEEDSEDSEVEVESEEDTKEAPPPAGDASKTLAVVNLDWDYVRSVDLMVTFKSFVPKGGKIEKICIYPSEFGKERMKQEDVAGPPRELFKSKKKKSNDDDDSDVDINDLYDQEDGEKDYDSGALRKYQLERLRYYYAVVYCDDVSTAEAIYQNCDGTEYESTANMFDIRYVPDGVTFDDEPRDECDKVPNDYKPIQFSTSALQHSQVKLTWDETPADRVEMTKRAFSQKELDDMDFKAYLASDSDESEREISEEAKNKLKSLVTSSTKVANKSLFDEEAADDEEEADVEITFTPALENGEPQAAKDSDEISTIDKIKLKEKDRRKKRKERVKELKKQAEEEKKSKRHTTNSEDQDSEAARKNQAELELLMLDENETESKVNSKAHFNMKEIIRSEKEQFKRNKFQDKRKIVEDSFKPDLNDPRFQEVFEDRDFAIDPSQPEFKPTNAMKEILKERRNRSSKLSHSKKRKAEEPNNNNNISTLVNKLKNSSKKNKTK, translated from the coding sequence ATGTCTGAAAAGAAGCTAGAGTCAGTCACTAAAGACTCAAGGTTTTCCCGGATTCATAATGATCCAAAATTTAAGCAAACCAGGTCAAAAAATGTTAAAATAAAGCTAGATGATAGATTTAGCAAGAGTGATCTTGAGTTCAAGGCTAAAGCTAAAGTTGACAAGTACGGCAGGCGTATTGTTGATGGCAAGAACAAGGACGCGAAGGATTTCGATAAGTATTTTGTAAAGGATAAAGAATCTgacgaggaagaagagAGCGATGATAATGGGAAGGTTGCAGTGGTTGACCGTGCACGCGGTGAAGTACCATCCGACTATGTGTCTTCCTCAGAAGAGGATACCTCCAGTGACTCTGAGGAGGATTCGGAGGATAGCGAGGTCGAGGTCGAGTCTGAAGAGGATACTAAAGAAGCACCTCCTCCAGCAGGTGATGCGTCCAAGACTCTTGCTGTTGTGAATCTAGACTGGGACTATGTGAGGTCCGTTGATCTGATGGTTACCTTCAAGTCTTTTGTACCAAAGGGAGGGAAGATAGAGAAAATCTGCATCTATCCCAGTGAGTTTGGGAAAGAGCGAATGAAGCAGGAAGATGTAGCTGGTCCACCCAGAGAACTGTTCAAATcgaagaaaaagaagagtAATGACGATGATGACTCTGATGTTGACATTAATGATCTTTACGATCAAGAGGATGGTGAAAAAGACTACGACTCCGGTGCGCTACGTAAATACCAGCTGGAAAGGTTAAGATACTACTATGCGGTTGTATACTGTGATGATGTGTCTACGGCCGAGGCCATATACCAAAACTGTGATGGTACTGAATACGAGTCGACAGCCAACATGTTTGATATTAGATACGTTCCAGACGGTGTTACGTTTGATGACGAGCCAAGGGACGAGTGTGATAAGGTTCCTAACGACTACAAACCTATTCAGTTCAGTACATCTGCCCTTCAGCATTCCCAAGTCAAATTGACGTGGGACGAAACCCCCGCTGATAGAGTTGAGATGACTAAACGTGCCTTCTCACAGAAGGAACTGGACGATATGGACTTCAAGGCGTACCTAGCATCAGACTCGGACGAGTCAGAGCGGGAGATCAGTGAAGAAGCGAAAAACAAACTCAAATCGCTGGTAACTAGTAGCACGAAGGTCGCGAATAAGTCTCTATTTGACGAAGAGGCCGCAGATGATGAGGAGGAAGCAGACGTGGAAATTACGTTTACGCCGGCTCTTGAGAACGGCGAGCCTCAAGCAGCAAAGGACAGTGATGAGATATCTACGATAGACAAGATCAAGCTAAAAGAAAAGGATCGGAGAAAGAAGAGGAAGGAGAGAGTCAAGGAGCTCAAGAAACaagctgaagaagaaaagaaatCCAAGCGTCACACTACCAATTCAGAGGACCAGGATAGTGAGGCAGCTAGGAAAAATCAAGCTGAGCTAGAATTGCTAATGCTAGATGAAAACGAGACCGAATCCAAGGTCAACAGCAAGGCGCACTTTAACATGAAGGAAATTATTAGGTCAGAAAAAGAGCAATTCAAGAGAAACAAATTCCAGGACAAGCGTAAAATAGTAGAGGATAGCTTTAAGCCAGACCTAAACGATCCAAGATTCCAGGAAGTCTTCGAGGATCGTGACTTCGCAATCGATCCTTCCCAGCCAGAGTTCAAGCCCACAAATGCTATGAAGGAAATACTGAAGGAGCGTCGTAATCGTTCTTCTAAACTTTCTCATAGTAAAAAGCGTAAGGCCGAAGAGCCAAACAACAATAACAACATCTCTACGCTTGTGAACAAACTAAAGAATAGCAGTAAGAAGAACAAGACCAAATAG